gaaatatattatttctgttcaaatcatataaaatatgataccCCCCAAATAAATCACCACACTATAACAGTAAATACAACCAATAACAAAAATGGtataaattgtataaaaaCATATTCACGGAATTACCGATTCATCATCATCCCCAAATCTTAAATCATAATTTAATTACTCTattaactttttatttttctcatttCACAAACATATATTATCACACCTATAACACTTAAACACTATATCACCTCTATTTTTACACATCTTAATCACAGAgcaaaaaatacaataaataatttaaatataaaatcccATCATATACCAAATATATTGATTAATTCCCTCCTTTTTTAATCAAAACATACAGAAATTATAAttgtaattataattatgattataattttatttataataatgaacgAAATATATCTgacttatttaaaatttatatactcTTAAATTCATACTATAAATCCTAAACCCTTTCatcgttttattttttttattgcatttttatttttttttattaaatttttatttaattttgttttgttttatatttatatatttttttaattttattataatgtgTATCAATTTGCAAGAAATAATGTATATCATTACTATCAtcaacaatatatatttttgacaGTTTAACGAATAATAGTAGAAAAATTCTATTAAAATTTCAattaaagtaaaaaataaaactacaGAAAACATAATTCACCATAGTGTAAAATTTATCATCCTATTGTTATGATGAATTGGAATATTATTGGTGTAGTTATAATAATTGCAACCATATATAAACAATCCATTTCACCATAAATTAAACTctttaatacataaaaatgtaaaaaacaTCCATACTCAAATAAaggataaaaataacaaaactactatttatttttgattgtGTTTCTCTATATTTCAAATTATCGATTTTCATTAAGTACCATATCCatgtatacattttttttcaaatccATATAAACACTTACAAAATCCTATAtagatattttataaaactaTGCTTTAATTTTAGCTAACTATGAAAAGCAAAAATTTGTATTCCCATAACGTGTAACAtatcaaatattatatataattaatttaatctactattttaaatattataatattagaaaaattaaaatcatAACATTTTTGGTGCTCTATAATTTATGTACGTTATTTTTCTTCCCCTGCAACGAGTTCATTTAAATAAACAAGTCAAATTTATAAACCTGATAAAACATAAccattaaaaatttatatgtcCATAACCCgtaacatataaaatattataatattagaaaaattaaaatcacAATATTTTTGGTGCTCTATAATTTATGtaactttatttttcctCTCTTGCAACCCGTTCATTGAAAAAAGAATAAGTCAAATTTAGAAATCTGATGAAACATaaacattaaaaatttgagataaaaaaattcacatttaaataattatataaatttattttttcatttttgaataattattaattttttataaatttcttGCATATTCGTTTGCTTCTATTTTAAATCTATTTATATAACCTTTTTTAcactttttaaattcatattttacttatccaaaaatgaataaaggATATATTAAGATTGCTTTGACACTTTTAAGTCTCACATGATATATGCAAAATGGAGCATTTGCAACCGAACATGCTGAAAATGTTGCTAATAAAGCCAACTCCGTCCACCATGAATCAGCGTATGAAAACAtcgaaaaatatttacatataatataaatatccaTATTCCTCAAACCCCTCCCTTCATAatcattaaaaattctaaatctcattttataaattaatttctTTCTTTTGTTTTACCCATTAAAAATAATCTCATTTTCACCAATAATATTTCGAATCCAAGATTTGACAAATACAAAGACATGGCATGTTATAgtatttatgaaaatttagtAGCAATAGATCATGCAAACAATACTTCAGAACTATTAATAAAACTTTCTGAGACTAGTACAGACGATTATTCGACCCATCCCACAGAAAATGGagacaaaattatatattctaagaaaattggaaatatggATATTGGAAGACTTCATCTTACGATCCCATCTGCCTCTAACATATCAAATACCAAACAATATTtgacatataaaaataacttcaaattaaataatcattattatatatatccatatttttatttttcattagtaCTATGACGTAATAGAGGAACTCTGGGATTTCAATGATACCCAAAAATACAACTACAAGTTTATTAAGggtacataaaaaataatcaataaatttaatatctcTTATCACTATTTACGCATCTTTCATTTTACTATTCTTTGtctattattttcatttatatctcCAAAATAATCACTTTGTTAGGAAGTCTTGCTCGTATATACTCCAAAGATTTAATCATCTTTGAAAAACTTAACATAGATCCTAAATATGTACCCTtcgtaaaaaaatatgttttagcCGCAAAAGTTAAAGTAAGggaattttttttccattattcatattattatatatattatacattaatttacataatacatatattttttttattcattttgtaGCATTCAAATGACACAACTATAATTCTTTGTCCTTCAAGAGCTCTAAATTATCTCGGTAAAATTGATGATGAACCTAACATGAAAGAAATATTAGAAAATACACAATTAATCGAAACTGACATTGATCCTGAGGAAGCATTAATCAAATTGGATACTAACATATCCGGATTTGTAATTAAAAAAGTGGAAAATGATCAAGTTGATGTTACTTATATCAACGCTGTAAGCAAtctcaaaaaataatcagttttttctcattttacCATTTATCGAAAATCTACTTTATAactcatatattttatgacattCACACACAAAATAttgacatattttatttatccatttttttcgtaGATTTATGATGATGGAAATTCTACAAAGTATTTCTACGATAAAAAAGAGAGATATCACGCATATATGAATATCCTAAGCTTAACACAACGTATTTGATCGAGTAAACAACAATATACCCCAACTATAACCCTTTCAACACTTTAATATTgggatatatattttaatcaaattaatttataattatccgTAATTCCTACTTAAATTGCTATCAcagcattttttttgttttaaaaattattatttagtaTGTAATTTCTCCTTCCGtttgaattaaaatatattcaatgtatttaattttgtgaCTAAATAAATGCTATAATTCTATCACTTTTTTTAcgttaaaaatttatgtttCGTACTTTATTATTGTCATAAAACTTAAAACTTATTAGTAATTAATTGTATTTCAATATACTTATCATTTACTTTGTCCActcaaatataaaatactgtatgtataaatatatatatctatattttttgattgtctattataataatatgcaatatatttaattaatattaaaaataaacgaccgtctattttaaattataatgtaAACAATCTATTAaaacacattttattataattttatacattcatatataacatatgtTACAACTTTATATAGgattcatatattaaattcaaataactCTCCCATCAAATAAATCAAATGTCTTTATATTGTGGTACGTATACATCAATTGAGCCTTAAACTCCAATTAACACTTcttatataaaagaaattatGATACATTTAATAAGAACTCTTAAATGTATTTACCACCAATTTaacaataaaacataaaaatacataattCAACACATTTACCATTAAGTTATACTAACACGAAATCcaaatcatataatttatcaaaatatattactttaTTCCTTTTGATAGGCATCTTCATCCTAACTTTTTCTCTTACATATTTAGACTGAATAGAAATCATAAAAAATCCAACTTAtcctatacatatttttaataacttctttattatatatacatttaaaacaaatctttaaactaataaatgttatcaaattataaaaaaatataaaaaattattcaaaattaaatgcaatataacatttaacccgaatatggggcCCACAAAGACAAACTCAACCCTGACTCACACCATAAAAActgtttaaaaattatacaaaaacagtataaaaatgttataactatatatatatatatatatatatatataaatataacattatatattattggttatattatttaattattattatagacccaataattatgttcaaaaattatggtaaaaaattattttcaaatagacagtttcttaaaatatattaatcattattaatcttcgaatcacatattaatgatcagttttcttctttatttttttagctttctcttaaatgtttttgaactcttttccgaaatccaaataatgaatactaatataaaattttaaaaaacatataatttgtttaatgtttgcatatatataatgaaaattattttttaattccttattatttaccttataagcaaTTCCCAAAAAAATTGGTATTGCACCAAGTATCAATAAaactggaattaatttgcttGTTATCaacgaacttgatgatgtaacTTCAGAACTCGGTCCAGAACTCTCTTCATAACTTTGCACACCTTTTTCTTCTGTTTTTGTCTGGGTAAGGTATGGAATATTGCTACAATCAACGTCATTACTATCATAATGatcttttaaattattataatcatttaataatgtagacaatacTTGTTTACATGAACTGTCTTCACTAATGCTAGAATTGCCATTaagttcattatattttttaataaactcattattatcatccaAAGCATTCTTGCAATTTTTACTGTCATCACCAAGTTCTTTATACAagttacataatgatttaaatgcttCATAAATTTTAGACATATTTCCAATATTAGTACTCAACAATCCCTTTCTTCCATTTATGATTTCcttataattttgataacctacattattttttaatgacGTACTACAATCTTGATCACCTTGTTTACAATTAGTATAATGTGTATTATTATCTATACATTTAGTGTAAAAATCATTTAGATTCTTGATTCCGTCATACGTCTTTTGATttagtttataacttaaccatatcataatgtattcaactgtactgatattttttttattttccacaAATAATTGCTCAAACAACCATAAACATCCAGccttaattttatcgaaatcAGTCTTACATTCTTTTCCCCCTGAACCTTCATTAGGACAATAATTCTTAGCATTCCCTAATTCATGAATATCATTACTTGTAGATGTGTTTAATTCATCGGGTAAATAGTTTCTCAATGTATCAAAATtttcacactaagaaaacatttaaaaaaatataataaaaatatatgttaatgaaattcttataaaataaaatttaatgaaatttataaattatataatatcgaCAAATATAAgcaaattatattaaaaaatgcagatACCAGGGTTTTATCCAttgcaattttattttgtttataatatgtagattatgtaacatcatattttatatattttatgcttaataaatgacaaaataattgaaCATAGCATAAAATTGTCTATgattaaacattttattatcatttttaatattaatttaaagataatgTGGGACGATATAATAACTTTACGGTAGTTAGATAAATTATCATGTTTTGGGGAtgtttaatacatattttaccATATGTGTATAGATACAATTTTACATAAATTGTCATCCTTAATAACACTCATATgagaattattataaaaattaaaacaacaatgtaacgaattaaaaatatatcgtCTTATAGATATTCTTTAATATAGGAAATAAACAACGtcatatcttttgttttaataaatggtaCCCCAAAACTAATATACTGAAAAAATCGGAACAATTAAGAAacccattattactataatccttaaagtatataaatagttatttttttaaatatattaaatacatatatacttgtttctattactatataccatgttttattaaaattataatattttcaaaataaatttcattttccccttttttaattgcatatacttaaatttatattgttttatttaatatatattcattccaattataattaacattttcaataactttatttttattcctatatacttcaatttataaatattctttattgtgtaattttataatacattttccCATCgtttccattctttaaaacaccaattagcactgaggccgtatttataagcttaaataactctttgaatttaaatagtttttaaaatcatacaTAGtagatatttaatattaacacataaataagtattgatacaaattttaaagtataatataaaactatgtttgattaggttgttatattgcactttaagaggagagagataagatatattttctctttcagtatataaatttatataaatattcattaaatgttctacataattcattttattttatacattttattgtatagttatcaatgtatatacattcaaataatttattaaaaatactatattttattaattctacaaaaaactatgataatataatatggaataataaaatgatatttaatattaattaaatatttaaccCTTTCTCCattaatccatatttttataatataaaactacaaattCCAAATTGGatcattaacaaatatataatgtattattatgtcttttcgataatattaatgtttaattatattaattttccacaaaaaacaatattttaatattactaGTAGAgcaatttattatattatatgtataggtatataatattacgttattctatctatcatattatttataattattaaaacaaaatatgataaaaaaatttattaatatacatatattttattttttaactattttaaaatataatttatttatacctcaaaattataaagttcaaaattaatagtgattaatccaATAGTATatctttatagtaaataaattaatgtatatattaatatctctataatttgaatttaaaactttatcataaaataaaactatatataatcgaaaattaaaaggatagtatacatatatctataatttaattttttattaatatgcatatttttattgattattaaaaatattaggtgcataaaacatattttatagataacgttgtgttgtcgattctcgatcgatattttatgaacatctattattacagttcagttgggTAACATGATttgaatcaaaataaatgatacaaataataagttttgctaaataaaatgtttcatcaaCCAAAGAAATACATTATGTATACATAATTCATATAGCCCCtgattaacaagttttatataatgaaaattatgatatagaaaatatctatattaatatatgcaatatagttattttattttaatcatattaaatcggcatgaacaatcgattatatattttataacttataaaatatgttatgtaaCCCCTTTCACATTAATGGTTATACCCACTtcttggttgcatatttgtaCTTTTGAACTTCTTGAAATTAAGCATACAGAATGGCAcgtatattaaattagtgtttaaattataaaaaattaaatgcaatgtAATACTTATCCCTAACCCGAATGTGAGTTCCACATATACATCCTCAATCttgacccacaacataaaaactatataaaaattatgtaaaaattatttcccaatagacagtttgttaacatatataaataattattactattcctaaATAGTCACTCTCTTCAAATCgtatattaatgatttattctcttctttatattttttattttttctcttatttgttgttttttaaatcgtttccgaaatccaaataacgaatactaatataaaatgttaagaagcgtaCGTTTGTttgttaaaatttgcatatataatgaaaataatttttaaattccttattgtttaccttataagaaattcctaaaaaaaatgctattgcagcaaatatcgataaaactgtaaataatttgtttgttaTCGATGAGCTTGATGATGCATCTTCAGAAATTTGTTCTAATCTTTGTACAGCTCGTTCAGGATTTTGTTTAAAATTTTCTACACatttttttggtttttttATCTCTGGAAAGGATGAACAATTGCTACATTtactttttaaattatcataatcaatTGATAAAGTACACAATAGTTGATTATAGGAACTGTCGTTAGTGCTATTATAATCCTTGTAAAGTTCTTCATATTGtttatcaaatttattaGCTTGTTCCGAACATTTTGTGCAAATTGACGTGTCTTCATCAAATTTAGTATACATTTcacataaaattttaaataaattataaagttTAGACACTTTATCTTTAGAAATATTCATcaattcttttttattatttataagatCAATGAAACTATTATACTTTTCGtgtttatttacatttactttataaaaattatttagatTGGTAATGGTATCATCTTCAGTACTctttaggtttaacatataacttaaccatagaataatatattcaacaacatttataatattttgctCATCATACGATGACCCAGAACTCCAAAAGAATTTATtaagcaaataaaaaaatccaGCATTAAGTTTTCCGTAATTAGTACCACATTCATAATCATTACAATAACTATCTAAGAAATTTTCTGTTTTAAATTGATACTCTCCGTTGGTGCCCAATTCATCGGGGAAAAACTCCCATACACTCATAAAACttttacactaagaaaacatttaaaaacaaatattggaaatgtatattattgaacatttgattaaaataaagtttaatgatatttaaatataatacaatatcaaaaatgcatataccacttctttattcattataatggaattttatttttgatttgtaaattgagtaaaataatgctgttttatatacactccccccaatatgtgacgcaaatactttggccctatatataacaactgtctgtagttaaatatattataagtttttcaataattaaattaatatagaataataatataatattattactaaaggaacgttttatttctttttgtgacaattatttaaattaccttaaatagagggttgcttaatacattttagttaaatataaatacgatgcattttataaaaaaaatgatattcttactaacatatGGTAAAACTctgttatataaatatatatacttttataaataatttaaagtatCTTTAAACATAGGaaaagaatatatttatattttatgttttaatgatttcaattctaaaacttaaatactgtataaatttaaaaaataaaaaattatattattattataatccttaaaagtatataaatagtaattttttaaaatatactaaatatttatatagttatttctaatactatataccatgtttaattaaaattatattattttcgaattaagttgcattgttcccttttttaattgcatataaataattttaatattattttatttaatatagataactTTACAATCTATGTTAACGAgtccaataactttatttttattcttatataattaaatttataaatatatcttattatataattttataatatattttgcacatctttctcacggtttaaaacgacaattagcactgaaaccgtatttataagcttaaataagtattttaatgcatattgtttttaaaataatacttagtagatattaattattaacatataaataactattgatgcaaattttaaagtataataaaaaactatGTGTATTTAGGTTggtatatttacattttagataggagagataaggga
The Plasmodium yoelii strain 17X genome assembly, chromosome: 4 genome window above contains:
- a CDS encoding PIR protein; translation: MDKTLCENFDTLRNYLPDELNTSTSNDIHELGNAKNYCPNEGSGGKECKTDFDKIKAGCLWLFEQLFVENKKNISTVEYIMIWLSYKLNQKTYDGIKNLNDFYTKCIDNNTHYTNCKQGDQDCSTSLKNNVGYQNYKEIINGRKGLLSTNIGNMSKIYEAFKSLCNLYKELGDDSKNCKNALDDNNEFIKKYNELNGNSSISEDSSCKQVLSTLLNDYNNLKDHYDSNDVDCSNIPYLTQTKTEEKGVQSYEESSGPSSEVTSSSSLITSKLIPVLLILGAIPIFLGIAYKYSLFGFRKRVQKHLRES
- a CDS encoding fam-a protein produces the protein MQNGAFATEHAENVANKANSVHHESAFDKYKDMACYSIYENLVAIDHANNTSELLIKLSETSTDDYSTHPTENGDKIIYSKKIGNMDIGRLHLTIPSYYDVIEELWDFNDTQKYNYKFIKGSLARIYSKDLIIFEKLNIDPKYVPFVKKYVLAAKVKHSNDTTIILCPSRALNYLGKIDDEPNMKEILENTQLIETDIDPEEALIKLDTNISGFVIKKVENDQVDVTYINAIYDDGNSTKYFYDKKERYHAYMNILSLTQRI